One genomic window of Roseobacter ponti includes the following:
- a CDS encoding DNA recombination protein RmuC: MIEFGGQTYLLSDPLVMAVLAGGAVLVLIVILLIMAVRAAGRSAQFAAPLAQQIGMLGQNVQQLGAGQEQLRGGLQTVSDTQANAQAHVIQTVEARLASVQQQMQDRLADNAMRSQRAMTEMQERMKETLNGSSKQTNTSLTQLQERLAVIDKAQDNITRLSGDVLSLQDILSNKQTRGAFGEIQLNDIVSKALPRDSYSLQATLSNGKRADCLIHLPNPPGPIVIDSKFPLEAYEALRRAETEYELSEAAKMLRTSVRKHITDISQRYIIEGETADGALMFLPSEAVYAELHANFPELVRAGFDARVWIVSPTTCMATLNTMRAILKDARMREQTGAIRKTLKLLHRDVELVVERVGKLDTHFRQAREDLDGIGTAAERAGKRAMRLDNFDFEELSAEEEVAVPLSPSKP, encoded by the coding sequence ATGATCGAGTTCGGCGGCCAGACTTACCTGCTCAGCGATCCGCTGGTAATGGCGGTTCTGGCAGGCGGCGCCGTCTTAGTGCTGATCGTGATCCTGCTGATCATGGCTGTGCGTGCCGCAGGCAGATCCGCACAGTTCGCGGCACCACTCGCACAGCAGATCGGAATGCTGGGCCAGAATGTGCAGCAGCTTGGAGCCGGGCAGGAGCAGTTGCGCGGCGGACTGCAGACCGTATCCGACACCCAGGCCAACGCACAGGCGCATGTCATCCAGACCGTCGAGGCGCGTCTTGCCTCGGTACAGCAGCAGATGCAGGACCGGCTTGCGGACAACGCCATGCGATCGCAGCGGGCTATGACAGAGATGCAGGAGCGGATGAAAGAGACGCTGAACGGCTCTTCCAAACAGACTAACACCTCTCTTACGCAGCTGCAGGAACGGCTGGCGGTGATCGACAAGGCGCAGGACAACATTACCCGGCTTTCCGGTGATGTTCTGAGCCTGCAGGATATCCTGAGCAACAAGCAGACGCGCGGTGCTTTCGGGGAAATTCAGCTGAATGATATCGTGTCGAAAGCGCTGCCGCGGGACAGCTATTCCCTTCAGGCGACGCTCAGCAACGGCAAGCGGGCGGATTGTCTGATCCACCTGCCAAATCCTCCGGGACCGATTGTTATCGATAGTAAATTTCCGCTTGAAGCCTATGAGGCGCTGCGCCGGGCAGAGACGGAATATGAACTGAGTGAAGCGGCAAAAATGCTGCGGACGTCCGTGCGCAAGCACATCACAGACATTTCACAACGCTACATCATCGAGGGCGAAACCGCAGATGGAGCGCTGATGTTTCTGCCGTCGGAAGCGGTCTATGCCGAACTGCACGCCAATTTTCCGGAACTGGTTCGGGCGGGGTTCGATGCGCGGGTCTGGATCGTTTCTCCGACCACCTGCATGGCCACGCTTAACACCATGCGCGCCATTCTGAAAGATGCCCGGATGCGCGAACAGACGGGTGCTATCCGCAAGACACTCAAACTGCTGCACCGCGATGTTGAGCTTGTTGTTGAACGGGTCGGAAAGCTCGACACACACTTCCGGCAGGCGCGGGAGGACCTTGACGGGATCGGCACGGCGGCCGAGCGCGCGGGCAAGCGGGCGATGCGTCTTGATAACTTCGATTTCGAAGAGCTCAGCGCGGAAGAAGAAGTTGCGGTGCCGCTGAGTCCGTCGAAACCCTGA